In Tessaracoccus sp. MC1865, the DNA window GCGGACCTCCTCGGCGAACGCCTCCACCCCCGTGGCCGTGACCTCCCGCATCGCGCTCAGCGACCGGTGCCGCAGCAGCCTGATCCGGGGATGCGCCTTCGTGAAGCCCCGCGGAGCGGTGGCGAGGGTCTGGCCCGTGATCAGCCACCCGTCGCGCTCGAGGCCCTCCACCATCGCCTGGAGTTGGCCGCCCGAGCGCTCATCGTCGATCGCGGCGCGGAAGCGGGCCAGTGCCTCCGGCTCCGCGCGGTAGAAGCCGCCCCCGGCGAAGGCCTCCTCGGCGTTGACCTCGACGTAGAAGCCACAGGCGGGCGCCATCGCCACGTACGCACCCTGGTGGGTCTTGTAGGGCGACTTGTCCTTGGCGAACCGCACGTCCTTGTAGGGGCGGTACACCTTGGCCTCCCCGAACTCCTCGGCCAGCGCGGCCACCACCCGGGTCAGCGGGCCGCGCACCTCGTTGTCGTAGCGCGCCTTGTTGGCGAGCCAGAAGTCACGGGTGTTGTCGAACATGAGCTCGCGGTAGAACTCGGCGGCAGGGAGGGGAAACGCGTCCATGTCCTAGATTCTGCCCCCTGGCGAGCCGACGGTGCCCTCCGGCGGTTCGATCCCGCGCCGATCTGCGGCCCTGCGGCCCCCAGAGGGATAGGGGACCACGTCTCAGCCCCCATCGGAACGCCCAAACGCGCAACAAGTGCGAATGAACGCGCATCCTGCGTCGTTAATGCGTGGTTTTGCGCGCCCTCGCGGTAGTATTGGCACGTTCAACGGCGCTGGGGCAATCCCGGCGCCACTTTGTGTGGACAGGAGCAATGTGTCGGACGACGTGACCATGGATGAGGACCTCACCCCCCAAGCGCGGATGGAGGGACTCCAAGATTCAGCAGACATCACCGTCTCCGGATCTTACGACGCCGACCAGATCTCCGTCCTCGAAGGCCTTGAGGCGGTGCGCAAGCGCCCCGGCATGTACATCGGTTCCACCGGTGAACGCGGCCTCCACCACCTCGTCTACGAGATCGTCGACAACTCCGTCGACGAGGCCCTCGCCGGGTACTGCGACTCCATCGAGGTTGAACTCCTCGACGGTGGCGGCGTCCGCGTCAAGGACAACGGCCGTGGCATCCCGGTCAAGGAACACCCCGTCGAGAAGATCCCCACGGTCACGCTCGTGCTGACCGTCCTGCACGCCGGCGGCAAGTTCGGCGACGGGGGTTACAAGGTCTCCGGCGGCCTCCACGGCGTGGGTTCCTCCGTCGTGAATGCGCTGTCGGAGCGCATGATCGTCGACGTGCGTCGCGACGGGTACCGCTGGCACCAGGAGTTCGAGTACGGCACGCCCGTCACGGAGCTGGAGCGGATGGAGGCCACGGACGAGACCGGCACCACCATCGCGTTCTACCCCGGCCACGACATCTTCGAGACCACGTCCTACAACTACGAGACGTTGGCCACCCGGTTCCGCGAGATGGCGTTCCTGACGAAGGGGCTGCGCCTGTCCCTGCTGGACCTGCGCTCCGAGCGCCAGGTGGCCACGGGCGATGACGGCGAAGTCGACACCCCCTACGACGAGTTCCTCTACAACGACGGCCTCATCGACTACGTGAAGTACCTCTCCGGCAGCAAAGAGGCCATCCACCCCACCGTGATCG includes these proteins:
- a CDS encoding DUF2461 domain-containing protein gives rise to the protein MDAFPLPAAEFYRELMFDNTRDFWLANKARYDNEVRGPLTRVVAALAEEFGEAKVYRPYKDVRFAKDKSPYKTHQGAYVAMAPACGFYVEVNAEEAFAGGGFYRAEPEALARFRAAIDDERSGGQLQAMVEGLERDGWLITGQTLATAPRGFTKAHPRIRLLRHRSLSAMREVTATGVEAFAEEVREIWRGSAPLVDWMAARLND